The following proteins are encoded in a genomic region of Spirosoma sp. SC4-14:
- a CDS encoding efflux RND transporter periplasmic adaptor subunit — protein MKAYYSIILMTSLLLACSQEKKSDVQGKRDELADLKKQETELTTKIKTLESELAKLEPKKEEEGRVKEVSVAPVTATTFRHFVELQGTIDAKNNVQVSPKSGGVVTAVYVKEGDNVRAGAPIAKVDDELLRQSIAEVKTQLSLANTVYEKQAALWKQQIGTEIQYLQAKNNKESLERRLSTLDAQLGQSTITAPISGVVDQVNVKVGQSAMPGVGLVRVVNLSQLKVVAKVSDTYSGSVRKGDAVMIRFPDLNRDLNSKISFVSTTVDPLSRTFTIEAPLPSDNSLKPNMLAQIKINDKTIGNAIVINQNLIQSTENGQLVYIAVNEGGKKVAKARTVKTGEAYDGKIAIMQGLQAGDQLVTVGYQDLVDGQPISY, from the coding sequence ATGAAAGCATATTACTCAATAATACTGATGACGAGTCTTTTACTGGCTTGTTCGCAGGAGAAAAAATCAGACGTACAGGGAAAACGCGACGAGCTTGCTGACTTGAAGAAGCAGGAAACAGAGCTAACAACGAAGATTAAGACTCTGGAAAGTGAGCTGGCCAAACTTGAGCCTAAAAAAGAAGAGGAAGGCCGCGTCAAAGAGGTTTCGGTTGCTCCGGTTACAGCCACAACGTTTCGACACTTTGTTGAACTTCAGGGTACTATCGATGCCAAAAACAACGTGCAGGTTTCGCCTAAATCGGGTGGAGTTGTAACGGCTGTTTATGTGAAAGAAGGCGACAACGTGCGGGCTGGGGCACCAATTGCTAAAGTCGATGATGAATTACTTCGCCAGTCGATTGCGGAAGTGAAAACACAATTGTCGCTGGCAAACACAGTTTATGAAAAACAGGCAGCCCTCTGGAAACAGCAAATCGGTACAGAAATTCAGTACTTGCAAGCCAAAAACAACAAAGAATCATTGGAACGCCGACTCTCGACACTCGATGCTCAATTAGGCCAATCGACCATTACGGCTCCCATTTCGGGTGTTGTCGATCAGGTAAACGTGAAAGTTGGTCAGTCGGCAATGCCGGGTGTTGGATTGGTGCGGGTCGTAAATCTGTCGCAGTTGAAAGTGGTTGCGAAAGTATCTGATACGTATTCGGGTAGTGTTCGGAAAGGCGATGCGGTGATGATTCGGTTTCCGGATTTGAACCGGGATTTGAACTCGAAAATCAGTTTCGTTTCGACAACGGTTGATCCACTAAGCCGGACTTTCACGATTGAAGCTCCTCTCCCATCGGATAATAGTCTGAAGCCAAACATGCTGGCACAGATCAAAATCAACGATAAAACGATTGGAAACGCTATTGTTATTAATCAGAACCTGATTCAAAGTACGGAAAACGGGCAACTGGTTTATATAGCGGTTAATGAAGGTGGCAAGAAAGTGGCAAAGGCTCGTACCGTAAAAACAGGTGAAGCCTACGATGGCAAAATTGCAATTATGCAGGGTTTGCAGGCAGGCGATCAACTCGTTACGGTCGGCTACCAGGATTTAGTTGATGGACAACCGATCAGTTACTAG
- a CDS encoding TetR/AcrR family transcriptional regulator yields MKERILAETERLFWKYGVRSVTMEDIAKKLGISKKTIYQHFADKEQILYQVMRDKMLKNQSEMACGPIKAENPVEEILYVLTMLQKHADQVSPNLLIDIKRHYPQAYALFRQYKEQYIVQSILENIQKGIEQGLYRSDINPTILARLRVEQIELAFNNDIFPTDQYSMYEIQHELMHHFVRGMLTEKGFIIYNQYTNHHIYENKDYRADHDNLTTQYTE; encoded by the coding sequence ATGAAAGAACGGATCTTAGCGGAGACAGAGCGCTTGTTTTGGAAGTATGGAGTGCGATCCGTAACGATGGAAGACATCGCCAAAAAGCTTGGTATTTCGAAGAAGACGATTTATCAGCATTTCGCTGATAAGGAGCAAATTCTGTATCAGGTAATGCGCGATAAAATGCTTAAAAATCAGTCAGAAATGGCATGCGGACCGATTAAGGCCGAAAACCCTGTCGAAGAAATTCTGTATGTATTAACCATGCTACAGAAACATGCCGATCAGGTTAGTCCCAATCTGCTGATCGATATAAAACGTCATTATCCACAAGCATATGCGCTGTTTCGGCAATACAAAGAACAGTATATTGTCCAGTCTATTCTTGAAAACATTCAAAAAGGGATTGAGCAAGGACTCTACCGTTCAGACATCAATCCAACCATTTTGGCCCGCTTGCGGGTCGAGCAAATAGAACTGGCCTTTAACAATGACATCTTTCCCACAGACCAGTATAGCATGTATGAAATTCAGCACGAGCTAATGCATCATTTTGTGCGGGGAATGCTGACCGAAAAAGGATTTATTATTTACAACCAGTACACTAACCACCACATTTATGAGAACAAAGATTACCGGGCAGATCATGATAATCTTACTACTCAGTATACTGAGTAG
- the recF gene encoding DNA replication and repair protein RecF (All proteins in this family for which functions are known are DNA-binding proteins that assist the filamentation of RecA onto DNA for the initiation of recombination or recombinational repair.): MHLEKLSLTNFKNYEDGRYVFGRQVNVIVGPNGSGKTNLLDAVYFLALSKSAFQSQDTLSIQHDADYFIIDGTFDEQNHSVQITISLQRGQRKVVMADKKPYERVSEHIGRFPVVLIAPNDTDLVREHSEDRRHFFDGVLSQLDADYLRNYLMYQQVLKQRNSLLKLFAERNQVDNDLLDTYDEPLLELGRKIYDRRQRFVDEFLPSFRSHYAYLSDDRETVSIVYESEVSNPDFANEFRHFRRRDTVLQRTTMGVHKDDYAFLIGDRTGEAVALKKFGSQGQQKTFVIALKLAQFDQLQAEKGIKPILLLDDIFDKLDDRRIGKLIQLIDEGVFGQLFITDARPERTRELLNRLTADVHFFQTGE, encoded by the coding sequence ATGCACCTGGAAAAGCTGAGCCTAACCAATTTTAAGAATTACGAAGATGGTCGGTATGTGTTTGGGCGGCAGGTAAATGTGATTGTCGGGCCTAACGGAAGTGGTAAAACCAACCTCCTGGACGCTGTTTATTTTTTAGCATTAAGCAAAAGTGCCTTTCAAAGTCAGGATACGCTGAGCATTCAGCATGATGCCGATTATTTTATTATCGACGGTACTTTTGACGAACAGAACCATTCCGTGCAGATCACAATCAGTCTGCAACGCGGTCAGCGAAAAGTGGTCATGGCCGACAAAAAGCCCTATGAGCGTGTTAGTGAGCATATTGGGCGTTTTCCGGTTGTATTAATTGCGCCAAACGACACGGATCTGGTTCGTGAACATAGCGAAGACCGGCGGCATTTTTTCGATGGCGTATTATCGCAGCTCGACGCCGACTATCTGCGCAATTATCTGATGTATCAGCAGGTGTTGAAGCAACGCAACAGCCTGCTCAAACTTTTTGCCGAACGCAACCAGGTCGACAACGATTTACTCGATACCTACGATGAACCACTGCTCGAACTTGGCCGAAAAATTTATGATCGGCGCCAGCGGTTTGTTGACGAGTTTCTGCCCAGTTTTCGTTCACATTATGCCTACCTGAGCGATGACCGCGAAACGGTGTCTATCGTTTATGAATCGGAAGTCAGCAATCCTGATTTTGCCAATGAATTTCGTCATTTTCGTCGGCGCGACACCGTACTACAGCGGACAACTATGGGCGTCCATAAGGACGATTATGCGTTCCTGATCGGCGATCGAACGGGCGAAGCGGTGGCACTGAAGAAGTTTGGTTCACAGGGGCAGCAAAAAACCTTCGTAATTGCTCTAAAACTAGCGCAATTCGATCAGTTGCAGGCCGAAAAAGGCATAAAACCAATTTTGCTGCTCGACGATATTTTCGACAAACTCGACGATCGACGCATCGGTAAACTTATCCAGCTTATAGATGAAGGCGTATTTGGGCAGCTTTTCATTACCGATGCCCGACCCGAACGCACTCGGGAATTACTTAACAGACTAACGGCCGACGTGCATTTTTTTCAGACAGGCGAATAG
- a CDS encoding TolC family protein: MRTKITGQIMIILLLSILSSKSLLYAQDRRGFSLNEAIQYAVEHNINVKNSALDALSAEARIRELKGVALPQVSASGQIIDNLIIQRVFLPAVFFDPKASPDAPAVPVQFGVSYSGNLTGSLNQLLFDASYRLGLRAADTYRQLAQKNIQASKITVAEQVAKAYYGVLVNEQQIKLLDLNINRVDTLYQNTVGLNKQGFAEKIDVSRLEVQLNNLKAERQNVQNLLELSYYLLKFQMGLGINDAITLTEQIKDIDLDEVERTTVQPVTEQFDYNQRIEFATLQSQIELADLDVQSVAKRYYPSLSAFVNYGYNAGRNKFSDMFTSPWFNLSTVGLNLSVPIFDGFQKKYQAAQKRFALQKAQNSSTLLKNTIDLQIRQASVTLRNSLQTLRTQQRNVDLAKEVARVAKIKYQEGVGSNIEVMDAENSYRQAQNNYFVSLYNFLQTKVDADKASGKLYPGQ; encoded by the coding sequence ATGAGAACAAAGATTACCGGGCAGATCATGATAATCTTACTACTCAGTATACTGAGTAGCAAGAGCCTGTTGTATGCTCAGGATCGACGAGGTTTTTCGCTGAATGAAGCTATTCAGTATGCCGTTGAGCACAATATCAATGTAAAAAACTCAGCGTTGGATGCTCTGAGTGCTGAGGCTCGCATCCGTGAGTTAAAAGGCGTTGCGTTACCACAGGTAAGCGCCAGCGGACAGATTATCGATAACCTAATTATTCAGCGGGTGTTTCTTCCTGCCGTATTTTTCGATCCGAAAGCGTCTCCCGATGCACCAGCCGTTCCGGTGCAGTTTGGTGTGAGTTATTCGGGTAATTTAACCGGGAGCCTTAATCAGCTCTTGTTCGATGCGTCGTATCGACTGGGTTTACGGGCTGCCGACACCTATCGGCAACTGGCTCAGAAAAATATTCAGGCATCGAAAATTACGGTTGCTGAGCAGGTTGCAAAGGCTTATTACGGTGTGTTGGTAAACGAACAACAGATAAAACTGCTCGACCTGAACATAAACCGGGTCGATACGCTGTACCAAAACACGGTTGGTTTGAACAAGCAGGGATTTGCCGAAAAAATCGACGTAAGCCGGTTAGAGGTTCAGTTGAATAACCTGAAAGCCGAACGGCAGAATGTTCAGAATCTGCTTGAACTGAGCTATTATCTGCTTAAGTTCCAGATGGGTTTGGGTATCAACGATGCTATTACGCTTACCGAGCAAATCAAAGATATTGATCTCGATGAAGTTGAGCGAACAACGGTTCAGCCAGTGACAGAACAATTCGACTACAATCAACGAATTGAATTTGCAACGTTACAATCGCAGATTGAGTTGGCCGATCTGGATGTTCAGAGTGTTGCCAAACGTTATTACCCTAGCCTTTCGGCTTTTGTCAACTATGGATATAATGCGGGTAGAAATAAGTTTAGCGATATGTTTACATCGCCCTGGTTCAATCTGTCGACGGTAGGTCTTAATCTATCCGTTCCCATCTTCGATGGTTTTCAGAAGAAATACCAGGCTGCACAAAAGCGGTTTGCGCTGCAAAAGGCTCAGAATAGCAGCACATTGTTGAAAAATACCATTGATCTGCAAATTCGGCAGGCATCGGTTACGCTTCGGAATAGCCTGCAAACGCTTCGGACCCAGCAACGAAATGTTGATCTGGCTAAAGAAGTAGCCCGCGTTGCCAAGATCAAATACCAGGAAGGTGTAGGCTCAAACATCGAAGTAATGGACGCCGAAAACTCATATCGGCAGGCCCAAAATAATTACTTCGTGTCGCTCTATAATTTTCTGCAAACCAAAGTAGATGCCGATAAGGCCAGCGGCAAACTCTATCCTGGCCAGTAA